Proteins encoded by one window of Cylindrospermum stagnale PCC 7417:
- a CDS encoding DUF2949 domain-containing protein, which translates to MIIHSTQGGEKQMAPSRYSRLIHFLQEDLAISAASLSVALRHREQDPGSLAIILWQYGLITLDQLGQIYDWLETA; encoded by the coding sequence ATGATAATACACTCTACCCAAGGAGGTGAGAAACAAATGGCACCATCAAGATATTCTCGACTAATTCATTTTTTGCAGGAAGATTTGGCAATTTCTGCGGCGTCCCTTTCCGTGGCGCTGCGCCATCGCGAACAAGATCCAGGTTCTTTAGCTATAATTCTTTGGCAGTATGGATTGATTACTCTAGATCAGTTAGGACAAATCTATGATTGGCTGGAGACGGCATAG
- a CDS encoding DUF192 domain-containing protein: MLRWLSFFSILLSVLLMGCSPPTTAKPAITSPNLPTQAPVAAGQMLPISATATIPNGTKIQLEVAQTPQQQAMGLMYRPALPDDRGMLFAFPSPQRVNFWMKNVPVPLDMVFLQNGVVKYIQASAPPCASEPCATYGPNVPINTVIELRSGRAAELGLKVGDSVKIELLGSGSSRS, encoded by the coding sequence ATGCTTCGTTGGTTAAGTTTTTTCTCAATATTGCTCAGTGTTTTGCTCATGGGCTGTTCTCCACCAACCACCGCTAAACCTGCCATCACCTCACCGAACTTGCCAACTCAAGCACCAGTAGCCGCCGGTCAAATGTTGCCAATTTCTGCTACAGCCACTATTCCCAACGGGACAAAAATTCAGTTAGAAGTGGCACAAACACCGCAACAACAAGCAATGGGGTTGATGTATCGACCAGCTTTGCCCGATGACCGAGGAATGTTGTTTGCCTTCCCTTCTCCACAACGGGTGAACTTTTGGATGAAGAATGTACCTGTGCCCCTGGATATGGTTTTTCTCCAAAACGGGGTAGTGAAGTATATTCAGGCTTCGGCACCTCCCTGCGCTAGCGAACCCTGTGCTACTTATGGGCCCAATGTACCAATCAATACGGTAATTGAATTGCGGTCTGGACGTGCTGCCGAATTAGGTTTGAAGGTCGGCGATAGTGTCAAAATTGAGTTATTAGGCTCCGGCAGTTCGCGGAGCTAG